A stretch of Primulina tabacum isolate GXHZ01 chromosome 13, ASM2559414v2, whole genome shotgun sequence DNA encodes these proteins:
- the LOC142523116 gene encoding uncharacterized protein LOC142523116 — MSSRNPLSVILDQNKLTGPNYHDWLRNLKIFLNSEKIAYVLTKSPPKTAKPNATMEELAELDKWWDHDLQAKSYMLASMSNELQRRFEEAVNAADIYGHLQELYGEQKRPLRHATVKELMTSRLREGASVHEHGVRMIGLIEKLVCLDLVFPNELSTDILLLSLPLSFDGFVVNFNMNKLEASLEELVNMLTSYEATIKKEKPVFLIGSSSGTKKGPKGKSKKRSRPSKKNKPNKKRVANTSKGPEKPEKEEDVCFHCKKSGH; from the coding sequence ATGTCGTCTCGAAACCCATTATCTGTTATACTCGATCAAAATAAGCTAACAGGACCGAATTATCATGATTGGCTgaggaatttaaaaatttttttgaatTCCGAAAAGATAGCATATGTGCTCACCAAGTCCCCTCCTAAGACGGCTAAGCCAAATGCCACTATGGAGGAGCTGGCTGAACTTGACAAATGGTGGGACCATGACTTGCAAGCCAAGAGCTATATGCTAGCTTCTATGTCAAACGAGCTGCAGAGGCGGTTTGAGGAAGctgtgaatgctgctgacatttacGGCCACCTGCAAGAGTTGTATGGTGAACAGAAGCGTCCACTGAGGCACGCTACTGTCAAAGAACTCATGACATCACGTCTGCGAGaaggggcctcggtccatgagcatggcgtgaggatgattgggctcattGAAAAGTTAGTGTGCCTGGACCTTGTTTTCCCCAATGAGTTGTCCACGGACATTCTACTGCTGTCGCTGCCATTGTCGTTTGATgggtttgtggtgaacttcaatatgaacaagttgGAGGCTagccttgaagagttggtcaacATGCTGACAAGTTATGAAGCCACCATTAAGAAGGAAAAACCTGTTTTCCTCATTGGCTCTTCGTCTGGGACGAAGAAAGGGCCTAAAGGAAAGAGCAAGAAGCGTTCTCGTCCTTCcaagaaaaacaaacccaacAAGAAGCGAGTAGCAAACACTTCTAAGGGGCCCGAAAAGCctgaaaaagaagaagatgtTTGCTTCCACTGCAAGAAGTCTGGACACTGA
- the LOC142523118 gene encoding uncharacterized protein LOC142523118, with the protein MIRRCVEEEEAKVILEQCHSSPYGGHFGASRTVANHNVTLAYHPQANGKAEVSNRDIKQILEKTVKTNRKDWALKLDDALWAYITAYKTPIGMSPYRAFWAVKKLNFDMEASGEQRLLQLNEMEEFRNEAYENAKIYKDKTKKWHDNHILHRNFEPGQQVLLFNSRLKLFPGKLKSRWSGPFTIESVQPYGAIELKCNDGRTFKVNGQRIKHYYGIEVRHLDNIPLGGST; encoded by the exons ATGATTAGAAGATGTGTAGAGGAGGAAGAAGCGAAAGTTATTCTTGAACAATGCCACTCTTCACCATATGGCGGCCACTTTGGAGCATCAAGAACAGTAGCAAAT CATAATGTGACCCTGGCATACCACCCACAAGCAAATGGAAAAGCCGAAGTATCCAACCGGGATATTAAGCAGATATTGGAGAAAACGGTGAAGacaaaccggaaggattgggcacTAAAGCTGGATGATGCCTTATGGGCGTACATAACGGCATACAAgacacctattgggatgtcaCCCTATAG AGCTTTTTGGGCCGTGAAAAAGCTCAACTTTGACATGGAAGCATCTGGTGAGCAGCGGctattgcaattgaatgagatggAGGAGTTCAGAAATGAGGCTTATGAGAACGCAAAGATCTACAAGGATAAGACCAAGAAGTGGCACGACAACCATATCTTGCATAGAAATTTCGAGCCCGGACAACAAGTACTGTTGTTCAATTCACGCCTCAAACTATTTCCTGGTAAGCTAAAATCAAGATGGTCGGGGCCATTTACAATAGAATCAGTCCAACCATATGGAGCCATTGAGCTAAAGTGCAATGATGGAAGAacgtttaaagtaaatggacaacggATCAAGCATTATTATGGGATTGAAGTACGGCATCTTGACAACATTCCTTTGGGCGGATCAACTTGA